In the genome of Microplitis demolitor isolate Queensland-Clemson2020A chromosome 5, iyMicDemo2.1a, whole genome shotgun sequence, the window aattacgaatatattattttttgtatttttttctatcgcaATCTATGTAAGGGCATATATATTAAGTTATTTGATATGTACATTGTATAAAtactttgtaaataaataaaaataattaatttaccttGACAGGTGGTTTTCGTGTCAAATGAGATACCAAAAAATTCATAGCGATATCTTCGCAATTCATATACTCATCAACTTTATCTCTAATTGCCTGCGGTAGCCAATTAGTATAAAGATACATGTAATgtttatgaataaatgcaGCGCCGGTTAATACCATTGACAGTTCacatgaataatttgaattgtaaTTCCATGAATTGTGATAATTTTGATCCCATGCATGATAACGACCGGGAAAACCTACGACGCGATCTCTGTGTTCTCGCCAtaccctaaaaaaaaatcatcaaattaagtagattattattaatcgatagaattcaaaaattaaaaagtaataaattaccGAAATCCAAACATTATTTCGTCATGCCTTAAATGCGCATCGTCGTCAACGGATAACACAGCTTCAGTTTCAATAGTATCAAATGgtaaaaatctattatttaaactattccttaatgctttaattaccttcaaaaattatacttgtaattattaataattaattacaataattataataaaatttatggtaatatcaaattttgttaCTCAGTAAAAgctgtatttaaattacataatacATTTAGGATCACTTTTTGTCCCGCACCAACCCTATCTAAGATCAtaccaaaatattattacccccccccccacccCCCTATAATGTACGTCattctttaaaattatcatcaagtttatatttatttttataaattacatataaacattaaaaacaCTTCTCATACCGTAACAAGTAGTGACAGTGTTGACCCCTCTCCTACCcttcaatttattatgtaatttaagTACAGCGCGAGAGAATTATCTTCAGCCTCCTTCCCTTATTTTAAGGAAGCTTAAAGTCCTAGAAACCAAGTCGACGTCAGTTTTCACCCCCACTGTTAAAGAACGAGTCTAATCTCACGCCGTTACTACACATTAACATTACAAACCACAAATTACTGACAATTTCCGACGGCGACTTACTTTCTAGGAGGACTTAATATcaagttttaataaagttcttcaaccttaaaaatatttaaatatcttccTTATAATTAGTGAACAAAAAACAGACTGGATTGGCTCGTGTAAagtatgattaaaaaataaaatacgtaCAATAATAGGTACACCAATATCTGGCCACCTGAGATCTTCTATCGGAGGCTTAGGGCTGTTCCAAACCAccaaaactttatttaaatatggcAGGCCATACAAACGAGCCAATGAATTAATAAGAACTTGTTCTCGTTCGTAAGTCAATATAACAATCGTGAATTGTTCACGTGGATAATTACCACCCAGTGATTCGCTAAATTCTTTACCCGCCCCACCAGCCCCTTTGCCAATCGGCCTGAACCCAACTTCGgatcctaaaaaaattttaccactTTAAAAACATAACAGAACCCTATCAAATTAAACAGCATATCATGTgaacaatgaaaaaataagtCATTAAACTTACCGATAAATTTAGCGTCACTAGATAATACCGTATCAAAAGGTAATTGGGGATAGAGATAAAAAGGATTAACCCATTCATTCCAAATTTCATGCCCGTGTATTAACATTGTCGTGTAATTCCGTTTGAATGTGGGTGAGGGATATGGTGGTTCCAATGGTCCCAAGCTTTCTTCGGCTTCAGGTTCCGCGACAATGGCGTCGGATTTTATTGGCACGAATGTTTCATTAAAAACACTAGGACTTGGTGACTGTGTTGCAGGAACTGCTGGTATACCCAGACGATCGCGTATTGATGCGACGATAGTATCAACAGCACCCTGTGCTGTAGCCATATATCTTTCCCAAATCAGTCTCCCCTGACGTCGCATGAACAGCAAATCGTTGTCCGGTATCGCGCGTAACAAAAAGTGCATTTCGGTAACACGTGCTTTGGGCAAAAAAATGACCGCGCGTCTCCAAGTAATCACTTCATTGtaactcaaataaatttgatctCCTCCTAAAATAACAGGAATGGCGCCCGATCTCAGTGCTTCGTATATTCTCGCTTGTATTGTCGAGGTCGTGACGAATGTCGAATTACTTGGCGCCAATATCAGTACGAATGTCGAATCTTTTAGTATTTCTTTTCTCGATGACTCAGTGCCACACAATGACCAGTCCGTAATTTTACTGGTTCCTCTATGACTGTGATCATCTGTCGCAGGTATGCAttcgaattgaataaaaaatttgtccaTAACACCGGACATCATGTCGTTCAAATGTTGAACAATGAAATTATCTAGGTTATTTTCATCTTCGACACGCTCGAGATCTATTTCCGCGTCGTCGATAGGTCGCGAGGTCGACCCGGATGACGATAATGAAGACTTGATTGTTTTCATTTCACCTTGGAATGATAGTAAGTATTTACGTCGCGCGGGTACCATTGGTGCGCATTCTTGCCAAACATCGCCACCAGGTGGGCCAAGGATTGGCGGTACTATTAAATCGAAACCTGGACGATATTGAGATCGCAAGTATGTTGATTGGACTAGGATTGCACGTCCAGTGTCTATATTGTCTAAGATGTTGCCCGAATTTATTGATAGGTCACGACGTGCAAAATTCAGTAGGATGTGATTTCGTCCATCACCGCCCCAATAAGGGAGTGAATGGAGTTTTTTAATGCTCAAAGGATGTGTGAAGACTTGTTGATGTTGATTTGCTGCTGGGAGATTTAGTGGCAATGCTTCACCGATTAGCAGAATGTAAATGCATGCCTCAGCGGGATTTGAGGTTAAATGAGCGTTATAACCTAGAGTTTGTTTTATTGTTGTACGTAAGAAACCGTCAATGTCCCATGTGGGATTTATGACGGAAAATACATCCGGATCGTAGAGATAAATAGGGAAGCCACTGGTTAATGCACATCGGCTGTGGTCGAAGCAATTGTACATGCGGCAAGACGATGCTTCACTTGGTTTTAATTTCACGTTTGTTGGGACAGAGTTTATTAAGATCCGACGAGGTGGCGCTAGTTCTGGAGTGTTGCGTTCGATTGCTTCACGGTGAGCAGCTTGCGCTTGAACGAGACTCATTTTCAGCCGATCTAAATCCGTTTGTTGGTGAATCAATTCTTGCTTGAGgtcatcaattttttgattaaaccCTGAGATTTCGAGTTGAAGACGCTGGCGTTTGGCTTCAAGATCGCGAAGTTCATTGCTGACGGATACTTTTATTCGAAGCATTTCTTCGATGCGAAATTTAAGGTCGGAAGCTTTCATTGATGTGAAGTCTTCGAATGCTTCTAGCTTTGTACGATGCATATCCATACCGGATGTACTTGATTCTAcctttaatattattcattttattttactgtgtTAGTGATACTAACAATTTATAGGGTAACAACATCAAACATCTAAGTTATCTTCAGTGACCATATGCaatgaaattacaaaaattaatagattttacCCCCACAGTGATCGATCAGTCTTCAAATTGTCAATTTAGTTaccaatttattattcattttagtaaaaactttaaatcaaCGGATTTAAATGGAATGTTATGTAtcgagaatttttaatagccAATTATTGATTGTTGCTGTTACCCTATATTATAGAAAGTTAGTGAAATAGCTAtttgttgaattatttaactataaaatataatagaaaattaataacgcattcatatatatatatatatatatatatatatatatatatatatatatatatatatttacagcGTGAAAAGAAAAGGcaaggaaaataatatttcctaaaATATAAGATGTACActgttttaatatcaatatacTGAAGCTACTGAAAGTGTTCTTTTAAGTTAGCACACAATTTCCACATCCCCGCGATTAAATAATGAGCATGCTCAGTAGTTTAACTGTATATGACTGACTCTAGCCGCATTACtattcaataagaaaaaagaattctttttcaaaatctgataCTAATTATTAGAAGTAAAGAagggatatatatatatatatatatatatgtatatatatatatatcactaCTTTCCGTCTAATAagattatcattttttgaaaacatttCAAAGACTCTAAAAACTGTTgataaataacgataatagcaaaaacagaaaaatcacaaaataatCGTAAAATATGTTACTAATTGGATATAATTATGACTAATAGTAACATTAGTAGTTGTCTATGATGTGGacaataactaataattattataatttacttcGATAggcaattttatattataaaacaatttgttcaaaaattagtGATGATTTTCTACCATAAACTGTCTTACATTAGATCTGATTAATTATCGAAGTGAATTGTTATGAATACTAGTAAAGTATAATACTGTCATATACTCAGGTACTTAGTAACccaaattctataaattttttcccctAACGTCTCGACGTTGTATTATAACAAGGCATTATAAGGtagagacaatttataaacgATTTAAATACAATATCAACTGacattttagaaattatttaaatgactaattttaaagacaaattatcattaaaaaatgattataattaccTTTGATAAATAGTAATGTGTGAATAATGGCACGatgaataatatcaataacattattataataattcttgATAATTTGATGTGCGTTATCCAATAACACATCTCACGACGGTTAGTGCtctgataaaataatgatGCTGATTCGAATGTACTTCCAGCCATTATTTTGATTAGagaatgatattatttatttctctctatcttatattaataagaaaatatatagatatcgGCTAACTGGTCATTACTGtaatcgaataaaaaatagctatttatacagttatatgattaaaaattattgtcgtAGTTTTTGGATTGTTAACttgaaaatagtttaaaaaaattgttaattgtctataCTTACCTTGAAAAACAATTAGAACAGTGGAATATTAGATCTAATTGTCGAACAACAATGTCAATCACctcataattattaagaagtgaatactatttttgtttctgcactttaaatatttctttgtcACAAGATTAAAGTTTTGAAATGACCGATAggttaaaagtaatttaaatagataaaaaattttaaatttcatgaattacTTGGTAGTGAGGTTAAACTAGTGTTTACTGctgaaattttaagttattgtaTGTTAGAAGCTAAGATGTAGAGGATAAAATGGTAGAAAATGATAATATCGATAGCAGAATACCAGGAAATAGAAGCACCTATGTATGGACATGAGGTAAAACAGAAATCAGAATAAAAAGAACGAAGTAGCTGACATCTGTTGTTCGAATCCTAGCCAGTATTAGTAaagttacttaaaaaaaaatttgaaaaaatagatgacacaatgtaaatttattataaaactacTCGCCGTTTTCGGTTTCGGAAGATCGAAAACGTTATTGCGTGCATACTTAGGCAATACTTGGGCTGGAGGAAAGCAGCCGGAGTGCTGTGACTTGGAATAGCCAGTAGACAAAATGGggcatgataaaaaattgagtagttgttgattaaaaaaaaaattgaaaattctaaCATTCTGAGGGGATTAATTGCATTTGAAATACCCTTCGTTATTAAAAGCGATCTGATGAGAATGAAtaggaaaaatataatcagataattttaagtgtaatGTTCTAAAAAATAGGTTTTTTATAAACACAACTcttgcagtaaaaaaaaaaaaattctttgctATTTAttagaagaaagaaaaatatatttttataaactgcAGAATAGCTGATAAAACtaaaaagttatataataTGGATTTTCTAAGGGTAATGGTATGGATTAAcctaatagtttatttaacaaCTGTAATAGTTATCATCATCGATATCTGTCGAAATAGTTCTAAAGCTGGAAATAATAAACGTAAGATAGATGTAgaccaaaaaaatgaaaaaacaacGAATTATCCAGAaacgaaaataattactgGTGCTAACAACTTAAATGACAACAAAAAATCTATAGAAGCAGCACAAATAGATGAAATTCCCATCGATTCATCGGGAAAAAATAACTCCTCgaacatgaaaataaatgaagaaaagTCTATTATCGAGTTCGGTCAATCAAACCCCGAAAAAGGTCAAACAAGATCACGCCTTCTTGAGGATGCTGCTAATGCGGTGGCTGCGCGaataaaagctgaaaaaattcTGTCTAAAGCTGAAATGGATGCGACAGAGGCACAAACAAAAGCCCAAACAGCAGTGGAACGAATTAAATCTGCTATATCTCTACTGAAGGAAGGTAAATTAAATCTCGTTGAAAATGAAGCTCGGGCCGCGGTTGGTCCCGCAACAGATGCAATAACCGCAGCTCAAGCTTTCAGTAGAGAAAACATGCCCATAAGTCCTGTTGTTATTAGTGAATTTCCCAACGATTTATCAACAGACAGTGATTTGGTATCGATCATAGCAACAGTCCGTGATAACGCTAGAATTGTTGACAatgtcattgaaaaattaaattctatgaAAGGAATCGTGAATTCCAGCCAATCTGCTGCtgaaaaagttataacaaAAGTGCGATTTATTCTCGCCGCTGCTGATGTAGCTCTCGAACATGCAAAAGCTAACGCAGTTATGTCTGAAGCTACGAAGGCTCAAGAAAATTCCGAAGCAGCTTCGGCTGCGATTGACTTAGCTAAAtttctactaaaaaaaaataaactatatttCGCTGAAAAAGAAGTTCAAAATGCGGATCGTTACGCAGCAAATGCAATAACAGCAGCTGAAACCTTTAACACAGACGAAAATTCCATAACTTTAGTATATATTGATGAACTTCCCACCGAATTATCAAAAGACAGTGATTTAAAATCGATCGTGTCAGCGGCCCGTGAGGACGCAACTGAAGTTAAAAATGCAATTATAACATTAATGTCTAAGGAAGCGATCATCAAATCCAAACAATCTGATGCTAAAAAAGCTAAGGCGGCAATTCCGTTTCTCCAAGCTGCGATTAAAGCAGCACTAGAACGACACAAAGCTGATAGACTGCTgcctaattttaaaatgttagcTTCAAAGGTAGAGCAAAACTCCCTAGCCGCAACAAGTGCGATTGACTCTGCTAAAATTGCACTGCAAACCGATCGGCTAGATGACGTCGAAACGGAAGCTCTGAAAGCGGAGCGTTCCGCGATTCAAGCAATAGAAGAAGCTCAAAACTTTAGTTAcgataagaattttataagatcgGTAGTCATTGATGAACTTCCCGACGAGTTATCAACCGACAGTGATATGAAATCGATCATGTCAAAAGCCGACGAGAATGCCGCCAAAGTTAGGGAGGCGATAAGAACGATTAATAATACTGAGAAAGCCACCGTCATGTCAAGTCAATCTGCTGCCAAAAAAGCTATGGCGGCAGTACCTTTACTCCACGTCGCTCTTCAAGCTGCACGGGAACGAAAAAAAGCTGATCAACTTCTGCCGAATGTTAAAATGTTAGCTTCAGAGGTAGAACAAAAATCCATAGCCGCATCGAGTGCGATTAAATCTGCTATGACAGCACTGCAAAACGATCGGCTAGATGACGTTGAAACTGAAGCTCTTAAAGCGGAGAGTTCCGCGATTGAAGCAATTCAGGTAGCTCAAAACTTTAGTTACGATCAAAATTCTATAAGTTCTGTAGATATTGATGATTTTTCTAACAATGTATCAGAAGGCAGTGACTTGGAATCGATCAAGTCAAAGGTTGAAGAAGACGGCGCTGAAATTAGGAAGACGATTGAAACAATAAATCTTAAACGAGCATCCATCATATCAAATCAATCCGCTGCTGAAAAAGCTAAGGCGGCAGTACCTTTACTCCGTTCTGCTGCTAAAGTAGCTATCGAACGTAAAAAAGCTGATGCAGTTCTTTTCAACGCTATTGAGGCAGAAGAACAATCCAAAGCAGcatcgaaaataattaaatctgcTATGTCTCTACTGAAAGACGGCAAACTAGATCTGGTTGAGAACAAAGCTCTGGAAGCGATTAATCCCGCGACAGCTGCAATTGAAGCAGCTCAGAACTTCAGTAGAGATAAGAACTCCATAAATTCTCTAGATATTGCTGAACTTTCCGCCATTTTATCAACCGACAGTGATTTGAAAACGATCAAGTCAAAGGCCGATGATGATGCTGTCAACGTTAACGCAGCGATTGGAACAATAAATACTAAGGAAGCATCCATCGTATCAAGTCAATCCGCTGCTGAAAAAGCTAAGGCGGCAGTACCTTTACTCCGTTCTGCTGCTAAAGTAGCTATCGAACGTAAAAAAGCTGATGCAGTTCTTTTCAACGCTATTAAGGCAGAAGAACAATCCAAAGCAGcatcgaaaataattaaatctgcTATGTCTCTACTGAAAGACGGCAAACTAGATCTGGTTGAGAACAAAGCTCTGGAAGCGATTAATCTCGCGACAGCTGCAATTGAAGCAGCTCAGAACTTCAGTAGAGATAAGAATTCCATAAATTCTCTAGATATTGCTGAACTTTCCGCCATTTTATCAACCGACAGTGATTTGAAAACGATCAAGTCAAAGGCCGATGATGATGCCGTCAACGTTAACGCAGCGATTGGAACAATAAATACTAAGGAAGCATCCATCGTATCAAGTCAATCCGCTGCTGAAAAAGCTAAGGCGGCAGTACCTTTACTCCGTTCTGCTGCTAAAGTAGCTATCGAACGTAAAAAAGCTGATGCAGTTCTTTTCAACGCTATTGAGGCAGAAGAACAATCCAAAGCAGcatcgaaaataattaaatctgcTATGTCTCTACTGAAAGACGGCGAACTAGATCGGGTTGAGAACAAAGCTCTGGAAGCGATTAATCCCGCGACAGCTGCAATTGAAGCAGCTCAGAACTTCAGTAGAGATAAGAATTCCATAAATTCTCTAGATATTGCTGAACTTTCCGCCATTTTATCAACCGACAGTGATTTGAAAACGATCAAGTCAAAGGCCGATGATGATGCCGTCAACGTTAACGCAGCGATTGGAACAATAAATACTAAGGAAGCATCCATCGTATCAAGTCAATCCGCTGCTGAAAAAGCTAAGGCGGCAGTACCTTTACTCCGTACTGCTGCTAAAGTAGCTATCGAACGTAAAAAAGCTGATGCAGTTCTTTTCAACGCTATTAAGGCAGAAGAACAATCCAAAGCAGcatcgaaaataattaaatctgcTATGTCTCTACTGAAAGACGGCAAACTAGATCTGGTTGAGAACAAAGCTCTGGAAGCGATTAATCTCGCGACAGCTGCAATTGAAGCAGCTCAGAACTTCAGTAGAGATAAGAATTCCATAAATTCTCTAGATATTGCTGAACTTTCCGCCATTTTATCAACCGACAGTGATTTGAAAACGATCAAGTCAAAGGCCGATGATGATGCCGTCAACGTTAACGCAGCGATTGGAACAATAAATACTAAGGAAGCATCCATCGTATCAAGTCAATCCGCTGCTGAAAAAGCTAAGGCGGCAGTACCTTTACTCCGTTCTGCTGCTAAAGTAGCTATCGAACGTAAAAAAGCTGATGCAGTTCTTTTCAACGCTATTGAGGCAGAAGAACAATCCAAAGCAGcatcgaaaataattaaatctgcTATGTCTCTACTGAAAGACGGCGAACTAGATCTGGTTGAGAACAAAGCTCTGGAAGCGATTAATCCCGCGACAGCTGCAATTGAAGCAGCTCAGAACTTCAGTAGAGATAAGAACTCCATAAATTCTCTAGATATTGCTGAACTTTCCGCCATTTTATCAACCGACAGTGATTTGAAAACGATCAAGTCAAAGGCCGATGATGATGCCGTCAACGTTAACGCAGCGATTGGAACAATAAATACTAAGGAAGCATCCATCGTATCAAGTCAATCCGCTGCTGAAAAAGCTAAGGCGGCAGTACCTTTACTCCACGTCGCTCTTCAAGCTGCACGGGAACGAAAAAACGCTGATAAACGTCTGACGAATGTTGAAATGTTAGCTTCAGAGGTAGAACAAAAATCCATAGCCGCATCGAGTGCGATTAAATCTGCTATGACAGCACTGCAAAACGATCGGCTAGATGACGTTGAAACTGAAGCTAATAATGCGGAGCATTCCGCAACTGAAGCAATAACAGCAGCTCAAAAGCTTAGTATCGATACGCATTCGGTAAGGCCAATAAACATTGATGATTTCTCCGCCAACGTAGCAGACGGCAGTGCTTTGGCCTCGATCAAAACAAAGGTTGAAGATGACGCTGCTGAAGTAATGAAGGCGATTGAAACAATAAATCTTAAAGAAACATCCGTCATATCACACAAAGCTACTGCCGAGAAAGCCAAGGCAGCAGTACCTTTTCTTCGTATTGCTCTTCAAGTTGCGCGTCAACGAAAAAATGCCACTGAACGTCTTGTTAAGGCTCAGAAATCTGCTGCGGAATCAGCTGAGAATGCTAAAAACGCTGCTGCCAATTTTTCTCGTGTCGAAAAGTCTGAAGATCCGAGTCTGGCCGAATCAATCTCGTTGCAAGCCGATGTCGCATTGAGCTTCGCATTGCAAGCGATTGCGTACGCCCAAATATTCTTGTCGACAAAAAGATTAGTTGATTATGCTGCAACACAAGCTCGTAAGCTCGCAAAACAAATATCAGACGACTATACTGACATAAAAGCGATCGCAAATAAATTGGTGAACGAATCTGAAGAAGCCTCTAATGCGCTTGCTAAACTCGAGGAGTCTGTCAACACTAGCATGCATTCTGCTCGTTCAACTCAAACTGAAGCATCTAAATTAGtcgaaatttaattctaaacACACACCGTTATCGCGAATTTCTTTCACCGTATTATATTCCTCTACTTATCTACTTATACTATTCACTTACTCAAATCATGCAACTTATTTTCATCGCAATTCTAATTCAGTATAAGAGTATATTCCGAACATAATCGTACAACGTTGCGAAAATCTATAGCTCACTACTCTGCTATAAGAATCcagtgagaataaaaaaaaaacgtttgcTCCGAGCAATTAATTTGTACATCCAAAAAACCAGGAAGAATTCACTTATCGCTTAATATTCTTAATTATCTTGATTGATGAGAACAATtaactttcattttaaaattattatgttattttgCTCTAAACATGATTCTGTCGCGGTtatgaaatatattgataattttagatttataaCGCAAATATTACAACAATAATTTTCGCTGATTTgtgttgtaattaaaaattgtatcgTGTTTCATTCTAAATCATCATATGGAAACACGATTAGAATATACGTCATCACAAATCACTGGAATTATCACGCAaacatattgaaaatattcaagaaattagttgaaaaatatattcgcCATCGATTCATTTACGGCAATGCTCTAATTGACGAAGAAAGAATAATAcattgataatcattataaattatgttaattaatacaACCAATTTTActgtattcaaatattatcatttCTATTCTTAtcataactattaataatttatatcaaattaatCGTCTCTTCCATTACTGTCGGTTTCGATTAACCCAGCTAATAAgtatacatattaataatgacACGTGATTATTACCCTTGCCGTTATTttgtattcatttaaaaaaaatattattattactatggacaaaataagatatttttattttttcgctatgaaattttatcattcgtaGCAAAATCTACCAGTAATCCAAATATATTGCTCGCTCTAACTTCGTTGCGAATTAGAAGGGAAATAGTTCATCACAATCATGGAGTACTTAGTATCAATATAaagggctcaaattttaactgacGTCTTGTTTTATCTTACTGAAACTTTTTTGAGTGTGTGTCCTGGGAagaaaaactcgattttttttaatcggtttgatatatatatatatatatatatatatatatatatatatatatatatatatatatatattagggtggtctTTATGAAAGTCATTTTCGAATTTTCATTAGCGCGCTTTATCAAACTCTTCCAtatacttcaaaaaaaaaaattcatgtaaaGTTATAgcttttaatttgaatataaaccCGGCCCCCAAGACAGCGGTagttttaaatgggaaatcgcacgttttttttaaatcaaacttCGAATATTTATATCTCTGGTAACATTTGAtcagaaaatttgaaagttgACAAGAGCTTAATTACTTGTATGATGTTTGATAGAgcgtaattgaaaaatttatagacaGCTATTTTCTTACTTCTAGACTCGAACAAATTTTCTAATAGGTTCATTTATTCTGAAAtgttttataatcaatataaaatcACTCGCGAATTTTATCTGTTAtcatagtatatttattacaatacaGTAGAATATctgatttttaatgaata includes:
- the LOC103569026 gene encoding exostosin-3 isoform X3 encodes the protein MDMHRTKLEAFEDFTSMKASDLKFRIEEMLRIKVSVSNELRDLEAKRQRLQLEISGFNQKIDDLKQELIHQQTDLDRLKMSLVQAQAAHREAIERNTPELAPPRRILINSVPTNVKLKPSEASSCRMYNCFDHSRCALTSGFPIYLYDPDVFSVINPTWDIDGFLRTTIKQTLGYNAHLTSNPAEACIYILLIGEALPLNLPAANQHQQVFTHPLSIKKLHSLPYWGGDGRNHILLNFARRDLSINSGNILDNIDTGRAILVQSTYLRSQYRPGFDLIVPPILGPPGGDVWQECAPMVPARRKYLLSFQGEMKTIKSSLSSSGSTSRPIDDAEIDLERVEDENNLDNFIVQHLNDMMSGVMDKFFIQFECIPATDDHSHRGTSKITDWSLCGTESSRKEILKDSTFVLILAPSNSTFVTTSTIQARIYEALRSGAIPVILGGDQIYLSYNEVITWRRAVIFLPKARVTEMHFLLRAIPDNDLLFMRRQGRLIWERYMATAQGAVDTIVASIRDRLGIPAVPATQSPSPSVFNETFVPIKSDAIVAEPEAEESLGPLEPPYPSPTFKRNYTTMLIHGHEIWNEWVNPFYLYPQLPFDTVLSSDAKFIGSEVGFRPIGKGAGGAGKEFSESLGGNYPREQFTIVILTYEREQVLINSLARLYGLPYLNKVLVVWNSPKPPIEDLRWPDIGVPIIVIKALRNSLNNRFLPFDTIETEAVLSVDDDAHLRHDEIMFGFRVWREHRDRVVGFPGRYHAWDQNYHNSWNYNSNYSCELSMVLTGAAFIHKHYMYLYTNWLPQAIRDKVDEYMNCEDIAMNFLVSHLTRKPPVKVTSRWTFRCPGCPVSLSEDDTHFQERHKCINFFAQVFGYMPLLNTQYRADSILFKTRISHDKQKCFKFI
- the LOC103569026 gene encoding exostosin-3 isoform X1, translating into MAGSTFESASLFYQSTNRREMCYWITHIKLSRIIIIMLLILFIVPLFTHYYLSKVESSTSGMDMHRTKLEAFEDFTSMKASDLKFRIEEMLRIKVSVSNELRDLEAKRQRLQLEISGFNQKIDDLKQELIHQQTDLDRLKMSLVQAQAAHREAIERNTPELAPPRRILINSVPTNVKLKPSEASSCRMYNCFDHSRCALTSGFPIYLYDPDVFSVINPTWDIDGFLRTTIKQTLGYNAHLTSNPAEACIYILLIGEALPLNLPAANQHQQVFTHPLSIKKLHSLPYWGGDGRNHILLNFARRDLSINSGNILDNIDTGRAILVQSTYLRSQYRPGFDLIVPPILGPPGGDVWQECAPMVPARRKYLLSFQGEMKTIKSSLSSSGSTSRPIDDAEIDLERVEDENNLDNFIVQHLNDMMSGVMDKFFIQFECIPATDDHSHRGTSKITDWSLCGTESSRKEILKDSTFVLILAPSNSTFVTTSTIQARIYEALRSGAIPVILGGDQIYLSYNEVITWRRAVIFLPKARVTEMHFLLRAIPDNDLLFMRRQGRLIWERYMATAQGAVDTIVASIRDRLGIPAVPATQSPSPSVFNETFVPIKSDAIVAEPEAEESLGPLEPPYPSPTFKRNYTTMLIHGHEIWNEWVNPFYLYPQLPFDTVLSSDAKFIGSEVGFRPIGKGAGGAGKEFSESLGGNYPREQFTIVILTYEREQVLINSLARLYGLPYLNKVLVVWNSPKPPIEDLRWPDIGVPIIVIKALRNSLNNRFLPFDTIETEAVLSVDDDAHLRHDEIMFGFRVWREHRDRVVGFPGRYHAWDQNYHNSWNYNSNYSCELSMVLTGAAFIHKHYMYLYTNWLPQAIRDKVDEYMNCEDIAMNFLVSHLTRKPPVKVTSRWTFRCPGCPVSLSEDDTHFQERHKCINFFAQVFGYMPLLNTQYRADSILFKTRISHDKQKCFKFI
- the LOC103569026 gene encoding exostosin-3 isoform X2; this encodes MAGSTFESASLFYQSTNRREMCYWITHIKLSRIIIIMLLILFIVPLFTHYYLSKVESSTSGMDMHRTKLEAFEDFTSMKASDLKFRIEEMLRIKVSVSNELRDLEAKRQRLQLEISGFNQKIDDLKQELIHQQTDLDRLKMSLVQAQAAHREAIERNTPELAPPRRILINSVPTNVKLKPSEASSCRMYNCFDHSRCALTSGFPIYLYDPDVFSVINPTWDIDGFLRTTIKQTLGYNAHLTSNPAEACIYILLIGEALPLNLPAANQHQQVFTHPLSIKKLHSLPYWGGDGRNHILLNFARRDLSINSGNILDNIDTGRAILVQSTYLRSQYRPGFDLIVPPILGPPGGDVWQECAPMVPARRKYLLSFQGEMKTIKSSLSSSGSTSRPIDDAEIDLERVEDENNLDNFIVQHLNDMMSGVMDKFFIQFECIPATDDHSHRGTSKITDWSLCGTESSRKEILKDSTFVLILAPSNSTFVTTSTIQARIYEALRSGAIPVILGGDQIYLSYNEVITWRRAVIFLPKARVTEMHFLLRAIPDNDLLFMRRQGRLIWERYMATAQGAVDTIVASIRDRLGIPAVPATQSPSPSVFNETFVPIKSDAIVAEPEAEESLGPLEPPYPSPTFKRNYTTMLIHGHEIWNEWVNPFYLYPQLPFDTVLSSDAKFIGSEVGFRPIGKGAGGAGKEFSESLGGNYPREQFTIVILTYEREQVLINSLARLYGLPYLNKVLVVWNSPKPPIEDLRWPDIGVPIIVIKALRNSLNNRFLPFDTIETEAVLSVDDDAHLRHDEIMFGFRVWREHRDRVVGFPGRYHAWDQNYHNSWNYNSNYSCELSMVLTGAAFIHKHYMYLYTNWLPQAIRDKVDEYMNCEDIAMNFLVSHLTRKPPVKADIKTEHCIQSQP